In Acidobacteriota bacterium, a genomic segment contains:
- a CDS encoding carbon starvation protein A, which yields MSTLLVALLSAVGFIVAYNTYGRYISRKIFGLSDENTVPSREMRDGVDYVPTRRWIVFGHHFTSIAGTGPIVGPAIAVFWGWLPALLWVIFGSIFIGAVHDLGSLIVSLRSRGQTIGDVAGRMISPRARILFLFILFLALAIVIGVFGLVIAVIFSVYPQTVLSVWASLPIAVALGFWLYKYNGRLMAPSLLALAIVYFMVYLGAYHLPISFQDLLGIPLFAGSDAGLIGGLSSAVVLWTLILLVYCFVASTLPVWMLLQPRDFVNSHQLVVTLLLIMGALLVAHPEFVAPAVNSHAPGDAPPLFPFLFITIACGAVSGFHCLVSSGTSSKQIEKESDAPVVGYGSMLLEGGLAVLVIIACCAGIGMGVWRLEGGDFVPITDASGAALTGQAAWAQYYGGSWVSMSLVKKVGAFIEGGANMLGALGIPIKMGIALIAVMVACFAATTLDTATRLQRYVLQELGGSVSFLPVLKNKYTATTVAVVTGGALALVPGPSGPGSGGLILWPLFGAVNQLLAGLAFMVIAFYLIRHKKPIWILAVPGILMVVLPAWAMFHQIAGWYAEGNWLLFLIGIGVEILQAWMIWEGALMWNQAKGTLPDPLPPLAHSPQGGRSC from the coding sequence ATGAGCACTTTGTTGGTGGCCCTGCTCTCGGCGGTCGGATTCATCGTCGCCTACAACACCTACGGACGCTACATCTCGCGCAAGATCTTCGGGCTCAGCGACGAAAACACCGTGCCCTCGCGCGAAATGCGCGACGGAGTCGACTACGTCCCCACCCGGCGCTGGATCGTCTTCGGCCACCATTTCACCTCCATCGCCGGAACCGGCCCCATCGTAGGACCCGCCATCGCCGTCTTCTGGGGATGGCTGCCGGCCCTGCTGTGGGTGATCTTCGGATCGATCTTCATCGGCGCCGTCCACGACCTGGGTTCGCTCATCGTTTCGCTGCGCTCGCGCGGACAGACCATCGGCGACGTGGCCGGACGCATGATCTCGCCCCGCGCCCGCATCCTCTTCCTCTTCATCCTTTTCCTGGCCCTGGCCATCGTCATCGGCGTCTTCGGACTGGTCATCGCCGTCATCTTCTCGGTTTATCCTCAGACCGTCCTTTCGGTTTGGGCCTCGCTGCCCATCGCCGTGGCTTTGGGCTTCTGGCTCTACAAATACAACGGACGCCTCATGGCGCCTTCGCTGCTGGCGCTGGCCATCGTCTACTTCATGGTCTACCTGGGCGCCTACCACCTGCCCATCTCCTTCCAGGACCTTCTGGGCATCCCGCTCTTTGCCGGCAGCGACGCCGGCTTGATCGGCGGACTCTCCTCCGCCGTCGTCCTCTGGACGCTCATTCTGCTGGTCTATTGCTTTGTCGCCAGCACCCTGCCGGTGTGGATGCTGCTGCAGCCCCGCGACTTCGTCAATTCGCACCAACTGGTCGTGACCTTGCTGCTCATCATGGGCGCCCTGCTGGTGGCCCATCCCGAATTCGTGGCCCCGGCCGTCAACTCCCATGCGCCGGGCGATGCTCCGCCGCTCTTCCCCTTCCTCTTCATCACCATCGCCTGCGGGGCCGTCTCGGGATTCCACTGTCTGGTCTCCTCCGGCACCTCGTCCAAGCAGATCGAAAAGGAAAGCGACGCCCCCGTCGTCGGCTACGGGTCGATGCTGCTGGAAGGCGGACTGGCCGTGCTGGTCATCATCGCCTGCTGCGCCGGCATCGGAATGGGCGTGTGGAGGCTTGAGGGCGGAGACTTCGTCCCCATCACCGACGCTTCGGGCGCGGCCCTGACCGGCCAGGCGGCCTGGGCCCAGTACTACGGAGGCAGTTGGGTCAGCATGTCGCTGGTCAAGAAGGTGGGCGCCTTCATCGAGGGCGGAGCCAACATGCTGGGCGCGCTGGGCATCCCCATCAAGATGGGCATCGCTCTGATCGCCGTCATGGTGGCCTGTTTCGCCGCAACTACCCTCGACACCGCCACCCGCCTGCAACGCTACGTCCTGCAGGAGCTGGGCGGATCGGTGAGCTTTTTGCCCGTGCTCAAGAACAAGTACACGGCCACCACCGTAGCCGTGGTCACCGGCGGCGCCTTGGCCCTGGTCCCCGGCCCCTCGGGCCCCGGCTCGGGCGGACTCATCCTCTGGCCCCTCTTCGGCGCCGTCAATCAACTGCTGGCGGGACTGGCCTTCATGGTCATCGCCTTCTACCTCATCCGCCACAAAAAGCCCATCTGGATATTGGCCGTCCCCGGCATCCTGATGGTCGTCCTCCCGGCCTGGGCCATGTTCCACCAGATCGCCGGCTGGTACGCGGAAGGCAACTGGCTTCTTTTCCTCATCGGAATCGGCGTGGAGATCCTGCAAGCCTGGATGATCTGGGAAGGCGCCCTCATGTGGAACCAAGCCAAAGGCACCCTCCCCGACCCCCTCCCGCCCCTGGCCCACTCCCCCCAAGGCGGCCGCTCCTGCTGA